One Pseudomonas abieticivorans genomic region harbors:
- a CDS encoding CsbD family protein: protein MRTEEIKGAVQKVAGKAQGALGDLTGDSQLQMEGQAREAAGQLQQSYGEVLDTVGDFVKRRPLASVAIGAGVLLVLRRLLRHS from the coding sequence ATGAGAACCGAAGAAATCAAAGGTGCCGTTCAGAAAGTTGCCGGCAAGGCCCAAGGCGCGTTGGGCGACTTGACCGGCGATTCGCAACTGCAGATGGAAGGCCAGGCCCGTGAGGCAGCCGGGCAGTTGCAGCAGTCCTATGGCGAGGTACTGGACACCGTCGGCGACTTCGTCAAACGTCGCCCCCTGGCCAGTGTTGCCATCGGCGCCGGTGTGTTGCTGGTGCTGCGCCGCCTGTTGCGCCATTCCTGA
- a CDS encoding DUF1652 domain-containing protein — protein MLSLFQVRQLIELGFAPLACDSSVQPGHLLTVKVYEPDSGRVDLIVTGIALHRLANREAVQALIDELRDELSGNTFAGQQRQADTGLT, from the coding sequence GTGCTTTCTCTTTTCCAAGTGCGCCAATTGATCGAGCTAGGATTTGCCCCGCTGGCCTGCGACAGCAGCGTGCAACCGGGCCATTTGCTGACCGTGAAAGTCTACGAACCCGACTCGGGGCGCGTCGACCTGATCGTCACCGGCATCGCCTTGCACCGTCTTGCCAACAGGGAGGCGGTGCAGGCGTTGATCGACGAACTGCGCGATGAACTCTCCGGCAATACCTTTGCCGGCCAGCAACGCCAGGCCGATACCGGCCTTACCTGA
- a CDS encoding alpha/beta hydrolase produces MRKWLALFVCLFAGTAQAQFSLQHDLPLSYMEQAHPDSQQQPLVIFLHGYGSNELDLFSLKDYFPANYTYLSVRAPMTVPGGGYQWFGKGANPGEYDAKPADVAKSEKLIMDFVTAAAQKYRTTPGKVVLVGFSQGAIMGYDVALHHPDAVGGVAILSGKMLPALRAEVKPGKPLTVPALFIGHGTADNRLPYASATQAQKLLQSVSVTPQFHAYQGLGHSINEAEINDLKAWLESLNG; encoded by the coding sequence ATGCGCAAGTGGCTTGCCCTGTTTGTCTGCCTGTTTGCCGGCACCGCCCAGGCCCAATTCAGCCTGCAACATGATCTGCCGCTTAGTTACATGGAGCAGGCGCATCCGGACAGCCAGCAGCAACCGCTGGTGATTTTCCTGCATGGGTATGGCAGCAACGAACTGGACCTGTTCAGCCTCAAGGACTACTTCCCGGCCAACTACACCTACCTCTCGGTGCGCGCGCCGATGACCGTGCCCGGGGGCGGTTACCAGTGGTTCGGCAAGGGCGCCAACCCGGGTGAGTACGACGCCAAGCCTGCAGACGTCGCCAAGAGCGAAAAGCTGATCATGGACTTCGTCACCGCCGCCGCGCAGAAATACCGCACCACGCCGGGCAAGGTGGTCCTGGTGGGCTTCAGCCAGGGCGCCATCATGGGCTATGACGTGGCCTTGCATCACCCTGACGCGGTGGGTGGGGTGGCCATCCTCAGCGGCAAGATGCTGCCCGCATTGCGCGCCGAAGTGAAACCGGGCAAGCCACTGACCGTGCCCGCCCTGTTCATCGGCCACGGCACGGCGGACAATCGCCTGCCCTATGCCTCGGCGACCCAGGCGCAAAAGCTGCTGCAGAGCGTGTCGGTGACGCCGCAGTTCCACGCCTATCAAGGCCTGGGGCATTCGATCAAC